In the genome of Paenibacillus pabuli, the window CTTTATCAAGCCTGGATTCCAGTTTGGTCAGCCAGCTGCGATCGAATTCAAGCGGAACAGGTAGTTCTGCTGCAGGTTGATTAATCTGCTGCGGGTTTTTCCGGTTCATGGTACTTCCTCCCCTGCCATTCGTGATGACGGTTTATTCGTAGGTAATAGTATGGACGAATGAGAGGCAGTTCATAACCAACCTTGGAGTACGGGGGTGATTTCGGTCGCGAAATCTGGAAGGATTGTCAAAAGACAGGTATTCACGTATGTTAATCAATGTATATTCAGAATATAAGGGAGGGGAATCCGTTCATGTTTTCATTGATTTTTGATATGGATGGTACGTTATTTCAGACAGATCGAATATTGGAAACTTCTCTGCATGACACGTTTAATCATCTGAGATCAAAGGGGTTATGGGAGGAGCATGCACCAATAGAAAAGTACCGTGAAATTATGGGAGTTCCTTTACCTATCGTGTGGGAGACTTTATTGCCAGGCTGCTCGGACCAGATCAGACAACAAGCAAATGAATGGTTTCATGAGAAGTTGATTGCGAATATCGAGGCAGGGCAGGGTGCGTTGTATCCGTACATAGAAGAGTTCTTCCAATACTGCAAAGGGAAAGGAATACCGATATACATAGCGAGTAATGGACAAACCGAATACTTGAATTCCATCGTAAATTATTATCATCTGGATGAATGGGTAACGGAAACCTTCAGCATACAGCAGATTTCATCACAAAATAAGTCTGATCTCGTACGATCCATTGTGGAGAAATATAAGATCACCAAAGGGATGGTCATCGGTGATCGATTGTCTGACATTAAGGCTGCGAAGGATAATAATTTAATTTCCATCGGATGCAATTTTGACTTTGCTCAAGCTGATGAACTAGCTCAGGCGGATCGGGTTATTGATAGTATCGAGGAGTTGGAGACCTTAATCGGTGTACTGTAAAATGGCCTTCAAAAAGTAATTTGTGATGAAGGAAGTAATTCTTTTTCATCCTTTACTTATATTGTATAATAATGGATAAGAAAAAGGCCTGGTGCAGCTTTGGGGCCAATTAAAAAACAAAGAGGTGATCAGATGCGGGAACCGATAGATGAACCTATGTTTTATTCATATCCAGGCATGGTAGCGGTAGTGACATCTCGTCATAAGGACATGCAGAATGTCATGGCATCTGGCTGGCATACCTATATTGGATCGTCTCCCGGAATTTACGGAATATCATTGCGGAAGGAAACGTACTCTTATGAATTGATTGAACAGAGTGGAGTATTCGGGGTTCACTTCCTTCCGGGTCACCATTCGGAGTGGATTCAGGCAGCGGGAACCTTCAGTGGAAGAGACACAGATAAATTCTCGAAGTTTGGGATTACATACGAAGAAGGAATCAAAATAAACGTACCTATTCTGACCGAAGCCTATTTTGCATACGAGTGCAAGGTGATCGATATCACAACGTATGGGGATCATGAATGGATTGCAGGTGAAGTGTTACAACGCTATCAAGACCCGGAATATTTTCTGGAAAACGGAATGGTTAATTTGGATAAACTGCAAATTCCAATGTACCTAGGACGATCCTCTTATCGAATCCTCGATGGGAGGGCGGAAGAGAAGGTTCATCCGTTTTACCTCTAGGGTCCTAGGCACCAAGATGCAATTATGAGCAAAACTTTCATTCCGGCAAGGGATAGGTTTATAATGGTTATTGGCTGCTGAGCAAGTCGGCAGCCTTTTCCTATTTTCCCAAGTGTATTTTCAGGCCCCAGAGGGATCGGATGATATATGAAATATAGAGTAAGGTAATATTAGCCATTCCATGAAAAATGCTGTATTTAACAATAGAATTAGAGTATGATTTTACAGCTATATATGCTTGGCAGGAAAGGTTACATCGTTTCACTGGATTGTAACTATTGCTGTAATTTGTGAATAATCTTTCGGGCGTATAATGCTAAACGGGAGATAACAACAAAGATATAAAGAAATCGTAATCATAAAACTTCATGGTTAAGTAATACGTCTTCTTTATGTTGTAAATGAATGATGGAAGGTGCAATACGTATGTTAATGACAACCAGAACCACAAAGAGTTCTAGAACGCCCCAGACATGGATGATGTCAACTCACATTGTCAAGGAGGGGCTTGCATGTCACAATCTTTGAAAAGCAAGCGGCATA includes:
- a CDS encoding flavin reductase family protein is translated as MREPIDEPMFYSYPGMVAVVTSRHKDMQNVMASGWHTYIGSSPGIYGISLRKETYSYELIEQSGVFGVHFLPGHHSEWIQAAGTFSGRDTDKFSKFGITYEEGIKINVPILTEAYFAYECKVIDITTYGDHEWIAGEVLQRYQDPEYFLENGMVNLDKLQIPMYLGRSSYRILDGRAEEKVHPFYL